The nucleotide window CTTAGAGGGCACAATGAATACAGCGAACCTGCAGCTCGAAGGCCTCATCATGGCGATCGCATCGATAACAGATGCAATCGTCGAAAAAGGACTCCTCACTCATGAGGAGCTGGACGTTGCGCTGTCGAAGGCCAGGAAAAGCGTCGAAGAAAATAACGGGCACGATCTGTCCGACGCCAACCGCGCGGCAACCCTGTTTCCCCTTCGCGTGCTTCTGCTTGCCAATCAGGCAAGCCAGAAAGGCGAACGACTTACGTTTTCGGACTACGCCAAGCTCGTGGGAAAGCTGACCTGAACATGTTCGAAGGCTTTACGCTGAACAACTGTCGACGGCGGTCCCGGGCGGGTTCGCGTCCGAGCTGTCCGGCTCCGCATGTTTGGTTGACTTCATATCATCATTAGCCATATAAATACCTTGTCAACCAAGGAGCGCTCCATGGCCCGCCACGCATCCGGTCCCGCCACCGCGCAGGAAGAGCCGAATTCCATCAGGACCGCGTTTCTGCGACGCGCGACCTCGGCGCTCGAGCGCATTTCGGCGAATGTGCCGGCAAAGGACCTGGCCGATGCGCTTTCAGCCCCGACCGACGCCGGATCGTTGGCACAGCTTCTCAGCCGCTCGGATATGGTGGGCGCGGCGATAAACGATCTCGACCCGCTGGTTCCGGCGCTGGCTCGCAACGTTGAACATCGGCAAAATCTTGTCGAGCGGGCAGGCGGAACGATGTCGGCCGAGGACGCCGGACGGATCCTCAGCATCAGCAGGCAGGCCATCGACAAGAGACGGCGGGCCGGCACGTTGCTTGCGGTGCGCGAGGGCAGCGACTGGCGCTATCCGCTCGGCCAGTTGGATCAAGGTGAGGTGATCGCCGGGATATCCGACGTCGTGCGTGGTTTTGCCGCCGCCGGTCCCTGGATCGCATTGGATTTTTTGCTTGCTTCCGATACGGTTCTCGGTGGTCGGACTGCTCTGCAGGCGCTGCGCGACGGCGATCGTGAAGCAGTCCAGCGTCTGATCCGGATTGAAACCTCTGACGGCTTTGCCTGATGCCGTCAAATGCGGACCGAGGGCCGTCGGGAGCTGCCCTGCCCCCGCCCCCTTGGCTCGCCCATTCGTCATTGCCGATCGACCTCATTCCGCCCGGGCAGGTTCTCCATAGGGTCCATCGGACGCATCTCGATCCCATCTTCTTTGGCCCCGGCCCCGGGATTGCCGCCACCAATCGTTTCGACAGCGCCAGCGGACGTTTCGGAATTCTCTATGTCGGGATGAGCCGCAGGGGAGCGCTTGCGGAAACGATCCTGCGCAATCCCCAGCGGTTGATGGTGTCCGCGACCGAAATCACCACACGCGCCATCAGCGAGCTCAGCTATAGCAGACCACTGAAGATCGTGCGCATGCACGGAACCGGCCTGCAGGTCCTCGGCACCGATAATGCCATCTCCGCCGGCCCCTACGGACCATGCGGCCTTTGGACGGACGCGCTTTGGGACCATGCCGATCGGCCGGATGGCCTCGCTTACCAGTCGCGCCATGATTCGAGCGAGATCTGCCTCGCCCTTTTCGAACGCAGTGACATGGCGTTCGATAGAAAAGGCACGCTTCCGCTCTCCGGTATCCTCAAGGAGATCGCCGCGATCCTCGAAGTCTACGGCAAGTCGCTGTCACCGGTCGGCCCCGTTTAGACGGTAATCGCGGCTGCTGTTCGACGGGCGATGCACGTTGCCCCGTAGCAATGCGCTGTCAATTTTGCGATAAGTTGATTTATTTGGTCTTGTTTTCCGCATGTTTCTGAGGCTATACGGCGGCCGCATATACTCACGCACCGGGAATTTCTTCGTGACCATCCTCAAATCAATTCTGGCCGCCTGCGGCCTCTCCGCCCTGATCGGCCTTGCCGCAAATCCGTCTTTGGCCGGTTCGACGACCTACCCGCTGACGCTCGAAAACTGCGGCGCGCAGGTGACTTTCCAGAAGGCGCCCGAACGGGCGATCGGCCTCGGCCAGAACAGCGCTGAAATCCTGCTGCTGCTCGGCCTTCAGGACAAGATGGCCGGCACGGCCTTCTGGCCGAGCAAAGTTCTGCCGCAGCTCGCACAAGCCAATGCCAAGGTCAAGCTTCTGACCGTCGAGATGCCGACCTTCGAATCGATCCTCGCCGAAAATCCCGACTTCGTGGCGGTGGCTCTGCCGAGCCTGGTCGGGCCGAACAGCAAGGTCGCCAAGCGCGAAGATTTCGACAAAGTGGGCGTCGCGACCTATCTCTCGCCCAGCACCTGCCTCAGCACCAAGGACGTCAAGGACCAGTACGGCAGCCGCGCCGAGCTGTGGAACATGGATCTTCTCTACAGGGAGATCGATGAACTCTCGCAGATCTTCGACGTCGCCGACCGCGGCCAGGCGCTGATCGCCGACTTCAAGGCGCGCGAAGCCAAGCTTCGCTCCAGCGTTTCGAAGGACGGCAAGAACCTTTCTTACGTGTTCTGGTTCTCCAGCCCCAGCCCGTCGGCCGACGCCTATCTTGGTGGCAAGAACAGCGCGTCCGGCTTCATCGCCGACCTGCTCGGCGGCCACAACGCGATATCAGCGGAAGCGGAATGGCCGACTCTCGGCTGGGAAGGCATCATCGCCTCCAATCCCGACGTCATCGTTGTCGCCAGTCTCGACCGCAATCGCTGGGAGCTCGACAAGCCGGAGGCCAAGATCAACTTCCTGAACACCGATCCGGCCGTCAGTCAGATCCCCGCCGTCAAAAACAAGGCGATCGTGATCATGGATGGCCAGGCCATGAACCCGACCGTCCGGACGGTCTACGGCGCTGAGCAGGTGGCCGGCCAGCTGAAGGCTCTCGGTCTGTTGAAGTGACGGACGCGGGCCGTATCTTCCGGCAGTTGGGAGCGCTCACGGCACTTTTCCTGGCCTCCCTCTGCCTCATCGCGGTCGCCATCGGCGTCAGCGTCGGGATCGGCGACCTGCCGATCTCGCTTGCAACCACGTTTTCGGCCGTCACCAACCGGCTCGGATGGACCGCGATCGAGCTGAACCGCATCCACGAGACGGTGATCTGGGATTATCGCCTGAGCCGCGCACTCGTCGCCGCCTTCTGCGGCGCGGGTCTGGCGCTGTCGGGCGCGATCATGCAGTCGCTGCTGCGCAACCCGCTTGCCGAACCCTATGTTCTCGGCATCTCCGCCGGCGCTTCGACCGGCGCCGTCGCAATCGTCATCCTAGGGATCGGCGCCGGCGCAGTCTCGCTCTCCGCCGGCGCTTTTGCCGGCGCCTTCGCGGCCTTCTTTTTCGTGGCGCTGCTGTCGAACGGCACCCGCGGCGGGGCAGACCGCACCATCCTCGCCGGTGTCGCCGCATCGCAGCTCTTCAACGCCTCGACCTCCTATATCGTCACCACCTCGGCCAATGCGCAGCAGGCCCGCGACGTGATGTTCTGGCTGCTCGGCAGTTTCGGCGGCGTGCGCTGGCCGGAATTCGCGCTGGTCTCGATCGTCGTAGGCCTCAGCCTCGCCGCCTGTCTGTTCTACGCCCGCGTGCTCGACGCCTTCGCTTTCGGCGACGAAGCGGCATCTTCGCTCGGCGTCAATGTCGGGCGCGCCCGCATGGTGCTCTTCGCGCTGACGGCGATGATGACGGCGACGATCGTCAGCATGGTGGGGTCGATCGGCTTTGTCGGCCTCGTCGTGCCGCATGTCGCCCGCTTTGTCGTCGGGCCGCTGCATGTCCGCCTGCTGCCGGCCTGCGCCATAACAGGGGCGATCTTCATGGTGCTCGCCGACATCGCCGCGCGCGCCCTCATTCCCAACCAGATCCTGCCGATCGGCGTCGTCACGGCGCTGGTCGGCGTCCCCTTCTTCTCGATCATCCTCTATCGGTTCCAGCGCGCATCATGAGCATCAAGGCCGACAACCTCATCTGGAAAATTGGCAGGAAGACCATTCTCGATGGCGTTTCCATGGAAGCGCAGCCCGGCCGGATGCTTGGTCTGCTCGGGCCGAACGGCTCGGGCAAGACTTCGCTGCTGCGGCTTCTCGCCGGCCTGAAGCGGCCGCATTCCGGCCGCGTCACGCTCGACCGGAGCGACATCGGTACCATCAGCCGCCGCTCGATCGCCCGGCGGATCGCCTTCGTCGAGCAGCATGCCACGACGAATGCCAATCTGAAGGTCGTTGACGTCGTCAAGCTCGGAAGGTTTCCGCACCGGTCGATGTTCTCGGGCTGGACGAGGGCCGACGAAGAGGCAGTCGAAGAGGCGTTGGCGCGCGCCGGCATGGCGGGGAAGCGCGATGATCGCTGGCAGAGCCTGTCGGGCGGCGAAAAGCAGCGCACTCATATTGCAAGGGCGCTCGCCCAGTTGCCCCAGGAACTGATCCTCGACGAGCCGACGAACCATCTCGATATCCAGCACCAGATCGGCCTGATGCGGCTTGTCTCCGGCCTGCCGATCACCAGCATCGTTGCCTTGCACGATCTCAACCATGCCGCCATGTTCTGCGACCAGCTGATCATCATGCAGCAGGGCAGGATCGTTGCCTCCGGCGCACCGCAGGACGTATTGAGCGAAGACCTTCTGCGTGACGTCTTCTCCGTCGAGGCCCGTATCGAAACCTCTCCCTATCATTCGCGCCC belongs to Rhizobium indicum and includes:
- a CDS encoding helix-turn-helix domain-containing protein, producing MARHASGPATAQEEPNSIRTAFLRRATSALERISANVPAKDLADALSAPTDAGSLAQLLSRSDMVGAAINDLDPLVPALARNVEHRQNLVERAGGTMSAEDAGRILSISRQAIDKRRRAGTLLAVREGSDWRYPLGQLDQGEVIAGISDVVRGFAAAGPWIALDFLLASDTVLGGRTALQALRDGDREAVQRLIRIETSDGFA
- a CDS encoding RES family NAD+ phosphorylase, with protein sequence MPSNADRGPSGAALPPPPWLAHSSLPIDLIPPGQVLHRVHRTHLDPIFFGPGPGIAATNRFDSASGRFGILYVGMSRRGALAETILRNPQRLMVSATEITTRAISELSYSRPLKIVRMHGTGLQVLGTDNAISAGPYGPCGLWTDALWDHADRPDGLAYQSRHDSSEICLALFERSDMAFDRKGTLPLSGILKEIAAILEVYGKSLSPVGPV
- a CDS encoding ABC transporter substrate-binding protein, which produces MTILKSILAACGLSALIGLAANPSLAGSTTYPLTLENCGAQVTFQKAPERAIGLGQNSAEILLLLGLQDKMAGTAFWPSKVLPQLAQANAKVKLLTVEMPTFESILAENPDFVAVALPSLVGPNSKVAKREDFDKVGVATYLSPSTCLSTKDVKDQYGSRAELWNMDLLYREIDELSQIFDVADRGQALIADFKAREAKLRSSVSKDGKNLSYVFWFSSPSPSADAYLGGKNSASGFIADLLGGHNAISAEAEWPTLGWEGIIASNPDVIVVASLDRNRWELDKPEAKINFLNTDPAVSQIPAVKNKAIVIMDGQAMNPTVRTVYGAEQVAGQLKALGLLK
- a CDS encoding FecCD family ABC transporter permease, giving the protein MTDAGRIFRQLGALTALFLASLCLIAVAIGVSVGIGDLPISLATTFSAVTNRLGWTAIELNRIHETVIWDYRLSRALVAAFCGAGLALSGAIMQSLLRNPLAEPYVLGISAGASTGAVAIVILGIGAGAVSLSAGAFAGAFAAFFFVALLSNGTRGGADRTILAGVAASQLFNASTSYIVTTSANAQQARDVMFWLLGSFGGVRWPEFALVSIVVGLSLAACLFYARVLDAFAFGDEAASSLGVNVGRARMVLFALTAMMTATIVSMVGSIGFVGLVVPHVARFVVGPLHVRLLPACAITGAIFMVLADIAARALIPNQILPIGVVTALVGVPFFSIILYRFQRAS
- a CDS encoding ABC transporter ATP-binding protein produces the protein MSIKADNLIWKIGRKTILDGVSMEAQPGRMLGLLGPNGSGKTSLLRLLAGLKRPHSGRVTLDRSDIGTISRRSIARRIAFVEQHATTNANLKVVDVVKLGRFPHRSMFSGWTRADEEAVEEALARAGMAGKRDDRWQSLSGGEKQRTHIARALAQLPQELILDEPTNHLDIQHQIGLMRLVSGLPITSIVALHDLNHAAMFCDQLIIMQQGRIVASGAPQDVLSEDLLRDVFSVEARIETSPYHSRPHIHYLR